A window from Clupea harengus chromosome 14, Ch_v2.0.2, whole genome shotgun sequence encodes these proteins:
- the LOC105905041 gene encoding uncharacterized protein LOC105905041: MDSERAEMRGLGENDPNSRKDLAFSRYDEVERFLRTGTFSDELMQDMKHYVRRASKHYCLEGDVLYYCGGTGLDDGLRHFDGQRQRKVLRSPEEVKCVLKQYHNEKSHKNRTVTLKEVTGLFYWGSMAKDVNKWIDNCEECQIRPKYCSSQKSNYCICYGCESSLVSNSEDESLTFHRFPKSDDERFKLWISYTKRDPWSLTKTSVLCSKHFTEDCFDHSGGSVSLKPDAVPTVAMASDIQQESNEDDADPSQDLTEDHIEHPYAMDSERAELRGLGENDPNSRKDLAFSRYDAVERFLRTGTFSKELMQDMRHYVRRASKHYCLEGDVLYYCRGTGLRRVLRSRAHVNTVLREHHDNQGHYGTQRCISNITEKFYWGSLKRDTELWVGNCQLCLNMDETSQNFHCSVKGCNTQNGPVERSLGLTFHRFPFDDPERLSQWIKNTHRSMWSPPTRSVVCSNHFTEDCFELVGREKLLKCHAVPTLLLGHSRIEGAQGSDAENNLENAQCTFFSKYDAVHKYLSEGAYPQGLNGVERNTMRRLCQRFAVHDGVLFFTTNHNRRRVVRNKEDVQATLTAYHNEMNHLDVDKCITLISKHFHWGSLRADVRCWIQRCEECSAARAPAPQPCASPASLECDDHEYFSQTQASSPLATDTASSTAGDVERVKAVAQAEEVESVHLGSGTSGYHAVKRSAPLDSAGLPPNKLKKDGDVLPMSSALQNSQVHLDKGLPVLDRMEPLRARTVLQQCSQAIIQIHNASYKRIDAGLVIYLSFFQEATEDIIPNMVRTLLGAKLFHVGGGEPSSVLDLPGSVLIVPQDSLTGTLKDCKFQYSQGIDALNGQRLYKNFVSQCERALASSKRSVEAKCIVKYGAYSQKQTIYLSSDEPLTHVVEF, translated from the exons ATGGATTCAGAGAGGGCGGAGATGAGGGGTTTGGGGGAAAATGACCCAAACAGCAGGAAGGATCTTGCTTTCTCTAGGTATGATGAAGTGGAGAGGTTCTTGAGGACAGGGACATTTTCAGATGAGTTGATGCAGGACATGAAGCACTATGTCAGAAGAGCCTCAAAGCACTACTGTCTGGAAG GTGATGTTCTGTACTACTGTGGAGGAACTGGACTGGATGACGGTCTTCGGCATTTTGATGGCCAACGGCAACGTAAAGTCCTACGCAGCCCGGAAGAAGTGAAGTGTGTGCTCAAACAATACCACAATGAGAAGAGCCACAAGAATAGGACGGTGACTCTCAAAGAAGTGACAGGACTTTTCTACTGGGGTTCCATGGCAAAAGATGTAAACAAATGGATTGACAACTGTGAAGAATGTCAGATCCGTCCAAAATATTGTTCTTCCCAAAAGTCAAATTACTGCATTTGCTATGGATGTGAGAGTAGCCTGGTATCAAACAGTGAAGACGAGAGCCTGACCTTTCACAG GTTCCCCAAAAGTGATGACGAGAGATTCAAGCTTTGGATCTCCTATACCAAACGGGATCCATGGTCTTTGACCAAAACATCTGTCCTGTGCTCCAAGCACTTCACAGAGGACTGCTTTGATCACTCGGGAGGGAGTGTATCTCTCAAACCCGATGCAGTCCCCACTGTGGCAATGGCATCAGACATTCAACAG GAGAGCAATGAAGATGACGCTGACCCTTCCCAAGACCTGACAGAAGATCATATAGAGCATCCGTACGCGATGGATTCAGAGAGGGCGGAGTTGAGGGGTTTGGGGGAAAATGACCCAAACAGTAGGAAGGATCTTGCTTTCTCTAGGTATGATGCAGTGGAGAGGTTCTTGAGGACAGGGACATTTTCAAAGGAGTTGATGCAGGACATGAGACACTATGTCAGAAGAGCCTCAAAGCACTACTGTCTGGAAG GTGATGTTCTGTACTACTGCAGAGGAACTGGACTCCGAAGAGTGCTTCGAAGTCGAGCGCATGTCAATACGGTGTTGAGGGAACATCACGATAACCAAGGTCATTACGGCACACAACGATGCATAAGCAACATCACTGAGAAGTTCTACTGGGGATCACTGAAAAGGGACACTGAACTGTGGGTTGGCAACTGTCAACTCTGCCTGAATATGGATGAAACATCCCAGAATTTCCACTGCTCTGTGAAGGGCTGCAACACTCAAAATGGGCCGGTGGAGAGAAGTCTGGGCCTGACCTTTCATCG GTTTCCTTTCGATGACCCCGAGAGGCTCAGCCAGTggatcaaaaacacacacagaagcatgtgGTCTCCACCCACTAGATCAGTGGTCTGCTCCAATCATTTCACTGAAGACTGCTTTGAGCTTGTAGGCAGGGAAAAGCTGCTAAAGTGTCATGCTGTTCCCACCTTGTTACTTGGCCATTCTCGTATAGAG GGAGCACAGGGCTCAGATGCGGAAAATAACTTGGAAAATGCTCAGTGCACCTTTTTCTCAAAATATGACGCTGTGCACAAATACTTGAGCGAAGGCGCCTATCCTCAAGGCTTAAATGGTGTGGAGAGAAATACAATGAGGAGACTCTGTCAACGATTTGCTGTACATG ATGGTGTACTTTTTTTCACCACAAACCACAACCGACGCAGAGTGGTCAGGAACAAAGAGGATGTCCAGGCCACCCTTACGGCATACCACAATGAGATGAACCACCTGGACGTGGACAAGTGCATCACGCTCATCTCCAAGCACTTCCACTGGGGCTCGCTGAGGGCCGATGTCCGATGTTGGATCCAGAGGTGTGAGGAGTGCTCTGCTGCCCGTGCGCCTGCCCCACAGCCCTGTGCCAGTCCAGCCAGTCTAGAATGCGATGACCATGAATATTTCAGCCAGACCCAGGCTTCAAG TCCTTTAGCCACAGACACGGCCAGCTCAACAGCTGGGGACGTGGAACGAGTCAAGGCTGTTGCCCAGGCAGAGGAAGTGGAATCAGTTCACTTGGGCTCTGGCACATCTGGGTATCATGCTGTTAAGAGAAGTGCTCCTCTGGATAGCGCCGGACTTCCGCCAAACAAGCTTAAAAAAGATGGAGATGTGCTCCCCATGTCCAGCGCCTTACAGAA TTCCCAGGTCCATTTGGATAAGGGTTTGCCAGTGCTGGACAGGATGGAACCTTTGCGTGCAAGGACAGTTTTGCAACAGTGCTCACAAGCAATAATTCAAATACATAATGCAAGTTACAAAAGG ATTGATGCTGGCTTAGTGATATATTTGAGTTTTTTCCAAGAAGCCACAGAGGATATTATCCCAAACATGG TGAGAACCTTGCTGGGGGCCAAGTTGTTCCATGTCGGAGGAGGAGAACCCTCATCTGTGCTTGATCTTCCTGGGAGTGTTCTCATAGTTCCACAAGATTCCCTTACAGGAACACTGAAAGACTGCAAGTTTCAGTATTCGCAGGGAATTGATGCCTTGAATGGACAGCGGCTTTACAAGAACTTTGTGTCCCAGTGTGAGAGAGCTTTGGCATCTTCCAAAAGAAGTGTGGAAGCCAAATGCATTGTCAAGTATGGGGCTTACAGTCAGAAACAGACTATTTATCTCAGTTCAGATGAGCCACTCACTCATGTTGTGGAATTCTAG